The following nucleotide sequence is from Salvia splendens isolate huo1 chromosome 2, SspV2, whole genome shotgun sequence.
AATAACCATGTAATGGGTTTTTGTTGTAACAAGGTTTGCGCTTTTCCGATTTCCTCAACTCAAGTATATGTGTTTTTGTATATTATACTATTGCGTTCCATTTTCCAGTGTTGTCGATGTTATCATGTACAGTTGCCTACACAATATACTTTGGTACTTTTCCTTTCCTCAAAATTAAAAACGAATTACATTTTCATGAGTAAGACTCCCTCCGTTCctgaaattttatcacatttttcAATTTCGGTGCGTTCCATAAAATttatcatatttcactttttaccatttttaataACGAACCTCACATTCCGTTAACTTATTTTcacccacattttattataaaactaatagtagTACTTTAAAAATAATACCCACGTCCTATTAACTTTTTTCAATCCGCTTTccttacattttttaaaacttgtatCCGGTCAAACtatgacaaaatttaagagaCGAGGAGTAGTTAGTTAAAaacttaattttaaattttgttctcAGTTCAAAGGCAAAGTAGAGCAAACCATATACTGTACTCCATtagataaagtaggagaaacAACATAGATGAAGAAGTACAATAATCCAAATACAGAGTGATATTAATACATACACAAAGCAAAGTAGCGATACCCTCTCCACACTCCACactccacacacacacacacacactttttTATTCAATTCTCAAATGTGTGTCATATGCCTGCAAATCAGCCAGCAGAGAGAAAAACAAATCAACAAGACGATCGACACAAACAATTAATCGAACACATAGGATGTAGATAAAGAGAGAGCGATGGATTAGAGGAGTACTGAATCAATCGCtgtcgctgctgctgctgctgccatGATCATGGCCGTCGTGACCTTCGCCGTGTTTCTTCTtgtccttcttcttcttattcttcttgcCGTCGGCGCCTTCAGCGTCGCCGCCGTGGATTTTGTCCTTGATCTTCTCTACAAGGCCTTCCTTGTGCTCGGCTTCGGGCTGCTTGTGGTGATCGCCAGATCCGTAGCCGTGGTCGGGCTGCTTGTGCTGATCTCCAGATCCGTAGCCGTGTTCGGTCTTCTTCACCTCGTCGTCCTTCTTGCCTCCCATACCCAGCTTCTCTTCGATCTTGTGGATGATCCCTGCCATTTTCGCTCTCtaaactctttctttttttcttctacgAGTATTAGTCAATTGATGAGTGCAACTGAAATCGGGTGGGTGGGCCTTTTTATAGAGGGTGGCTACGAGAAGGGGGgtgggatcccctgctgtggcgGGGAGTACAGCAGGGGGGCGGCTGCCCTTTCACATACAAATATTTTCCCCACCAGGGGATCCAATCCCTACGAGAAGAGGATTTGTAATTCTTTATTCATGAAATCGCCTTgtcaatgaaaataaaataaacacaaataTCCTCCGTGACTAGTCAATGGATTACTAGTGAAGCTTCGTATCCTGTGACTCGTAATTTTTgtagtaagagcatctccagtggtcagcgagcgagcggctcgccgaactattgcagccggcgagcgctaAATCGACGAGAATTTCGGCGAGGCTACTCCGATTCCCGGGCGCTCGCCGATAGGCTCGCCACTATTGCAGCCTCCCAATCGGCGAGGAACCGGCgagcaaattttttttaaaaaattttcgaaacactatatatacgcaatttgcacgacattttcattcgtatcacttgttttaacgagtactctctccacttgttaaattatgtaatttttttttattatgtaattttgttaaattatgtaatttttttaatttaaatgaaagtatcgaattttcccgtatatgtggtgtgaatttaattccgtattttgtgtgattgttaattatttatttttagtgctgatgatgtggcaagactgtggctgagctattgcttgtccagttgcttgtccagcTAATATGGCATGAGGAATTTAGTGCTGTTGATGTTGCATGGCTAGGCTATAGCTGGGCTATTACTTGTCTGCGATCACTGGATGCTCTAAAAGGGATTAATGTAAATCAAAAGTAGGTAGATAGAGTTCACGGGCTAGCAATTAAAGTTTGACTTTTAATATTGGAAACTTATCCAAAAATTTGATAGCCAGATGAGATATGGTACTGTAGTCTGAATTATGATAGCATAGAGGATCTAATTCTTGAATGGGACTTCAACGACAAGTGTCCATTTAAATCAATCCATGACTGGATACTATATACACCAATAGAAAACGAACAAatgtatttcttttattttctctttgtttttgggagaataaaggagattgATATTGCTTTTCTAGAGTGGATGTATGTACCCCCACAAAACACAATATTGCCGACATTGTAGTAATTTTATCCTGCGGCTAGCTCCATTTCTACGCAGTGCGCCTTCGACGTTCGTCTTGACACGCGTACTATATTTCATGAGATTTACATTCCATTTTTGTTAACTgtttgcccttatttaaaatgCAATGTATTTGTTAAAATgaatgtcacgcccgcattttctaaggatagaaaacatgATTGATCGCGATTAGGGAAGGGTTAAAAAAGCAGGGAAGAAAGGAGAAAACacgcaactcgaccatagctcgaaataaatgggaataactcgaataaaattagattatttcaacaatcaacaactcaaaaaatgaatattatctcaacgatacaagaactcaaaagaaggacaactactcagcggaagcatttgagagaatgaatatgccacgtgtgaagacatgacacattctagacacttaaatttcttcaacggtcttgctcaacacctaccgcacccgtcacg
It contains:
- the LOC121764819 gene encoding protein SRC1-like: MAGIIHKIEEKLGMGGKKDDEVKKTEHGYGSGDQHKQPDHGYGSGDHHKQPEAEHKEGLVEKIKDKIHGGDAEGADGKKNKKKKDKKKHGEGHDGHDHGSSSSSDSD